One genomic region from Bufo bufo chromosome 3, aBufBuf1.1, whole genome shotgun sequence encodes:
- the MTIF3 gene encoding translation initiation factor IF-3, mitochondrial: MSGLHLKKIFCQAANNGRCYFGRHFGLCHRTFRTTSYLPWNTISWTRKGLLAVDVKSYSTAEEDVAKKPSATKKVNVNARKVIGHVGRLIPYKMIQVLDQDGKDMGKMLKRDVIRVMEKENLKLVTVSQNADPPVYKLLTGKELHEEQLKLREQQKHSTSPGPVQIKEMSFLASISQHDLDVKRKQLIHWIEKKHHIRITVLNSRTVNGPDKLAVLQQMIESMVDCATCMVQPKERKDGRAMICVLRPLSAKELQKRKVEVLAEKPSDAAHAEKPSTNDNHRPIP, from the exons ATGTCTGGACTTCACTTAAAGAAAATATTTTGCCAAGCTGCAAATAATGGCAGGTGCTATTTCGGACGGCACTTTGGCCTCTGTCACAGGACATTCAGGACAACCAGTTATCTGCCGTGGAACACCATCAGCTGGACAAGAAAAGGCCTGCTGGCAGTAGACGTCAAGTCCTACAGTACGGCAGAAGAAGATGTCGCCAAAAAGCCAAGtgctacaaaaaaagtcaacgtcAATGCCAGGAAGGTGATTGGGCATGTTGGCCGGTTGATCCCCTATAAAATGATCCAGGTGTTAGACCAAGATGGGAAGGACATGGGGAAGATGCTGAAAAGGGACGTGATACGCGTCATGGAGAAAGAGAACCTGAAACTGGTAACTGTCTCGCAAAACGCAGATCCCCCAGTATACAAGCTGCTGACTGGTAAAGAGCTTCACGAGGAGCAGCTGAAACTCAGAGAGCAGCAGAAACACAGCACCAGCCCCG GTCCCGTCCAGATCAAAGAGATGTCGTTTCTCGCCAGCATTTCACAACATGATCTAGATGTGAAAAGGAAACAGCTTATTCATTGGATCGAGAAAAAGCATCATATACGGATCACTGTGCTGAACAGTCGCACTGTAAATGGACCAGACAAGCTG GCAGTTCTGCAGCAAATGATAGAAAGCATGGTGGATTGTGCTACATGCATGGTGCAACCCAAGGAAAGGAAAGATGGCAGAGCCATGATTTGTGTCCTGCGGCCATTGTCTGCCAAGGAATTGCAGAAACGGAAAGTAGAAGTGCTGGCAGAAAAGCCGAGTGATGCCGCCCATGCTGAAAAGCCCAGTACAAACGACAACCATAGACCAATCCCATAA